A region of the Dysidea avara chromosome 9, odDysAvar1.4, whole genome shotgun sequence genome:
CCAGTTGGTAGGGAAATGATTGGAAATTATCTGACCAAATTGATTGCACAACTTTACTTATTTAAATGTGGTATTAGAGCAAAGAGTTGACTGTATATGGCTAATGCACATATGTACAATAAAGCACAATCATTATATTACTGAAAGTTCAGACAACTAGACTTTGGAACCGACATTTTAGTGGCAAACATATATAGTTGGTTTATATACAATATAATTCTAAAAATGCGCAAAATAATATGTAATGCTGTCAACAAGTATGTACTCTTGACTATCACTAAATAATTACTTCAAAAATGATCAGGAAAGGGACTGGAAGCATATACATACTTAACATTTTTCTAACAGCAAAAGTTGGTTGCTTAAGAAATGTGGGTGCTACAGTGGAACATCAATTAGCATACTCACATTGAAAAAGCACACAGCCTGGTCAATTTTTGGAGTTGATAGGATCTATAATTCAATAAACTTGTCTTGGTCATGTTTGTTACACTTTTGTATTAGCTAATCTGATTTCTTAACCATATCTAGTATCTACAGGCCTTATTCTTACAAGTGGTTGACCTGTAGGTATGACAATGAATTGGTATTTTTATGCTATAACTACTCAGTAACTCTGTGAATATTTCTTGGTATTAAAACTCACACTCATTTTTACACAAATTGAATACACGTGCATACACTATTATGTTTTGTAattgtgcaaaaagaagtagaagaaggaAAAAGCCAAAGAAATTGTGTCAAATTTTGAGTGCTGCAGGAATTCTGACATTTGCTCATTTTTTTGTTTATAGACAACTGAAGGTGTAAGGAAATAATTGGATTGTAAACTCATAAGCAGTGAGTGCTGACTCTCTTAGCCAACTACACACTCCTATTTTCATATACCATGTGTCTGATTACTGATGGTTGATGAAGGGAAAATCAAAATGTCTATGATTATTGTTGATGCAGGATATATCATAAGTATATAAGTGTGAATCTCACCTGCACACTTTACAGATCTAGATTTTGATTTCTAGTAAAATATATAAGGTGAATATATaggcatgcatgtatgcattgcATTTATAATTCCAGAGTATTTGAATGATCAATCAATTAATATTACTTCGAGGGCACCTCTTAATTAAACACTGTTAGCATAAAACAAGTATAGAACTATAGATGattaagatactgtaatagagcaatcactcaccgtaataaaacaatcactctcAAGtgatatgtgactgttctattagagtattgcaataATAGTTTCATGCTTGCCAGTGACTAGTTTACTCTATTCATACCACTACTTTAGGGAATAATcttgggaataattttgggaataataggtgaagaaTAAAGAATTGTCAAAAGGAAATCTTAAAAGCATAATCCAAGTACTCAAacctataaaattaatacaaaCTTGTCCTTGAAAGTAACACTATTGGTTCTCATCTACAGTAGTAACACCACTACCACcaattgtattattgcattaGTATTGAATGCCTCATCTCTAAAAATTAAGAATCACAGTTGAATGTACCATTAATATGTAATAAGCATGTAGTAACACACCTTCCTCAGTTGTTTTGGGTCTTCCTCTAGTTCCAGTGCTCATATCACCTGCAGTCTAAAATTAAGCATATTTATGTTCATGTCAgtatgcacacatatacactacaATGTATGCCACCAACAGATGTAACTTTAACACAGTGTAATCTTTAATTTTATCATACTGCCAAAAATTTAAGCTACATAAAACTGGAAAAGTTTACTACTTAAATAAGTATTTATGTCAAAATCAAAGCCTTTTATGGCAAAGAATACCtgtaactaaaaatagctactattttaagtatgtacgtacatataatatatgtatttgGCTATATACTTGTATAAGCTTACCATAGCAACAGAGTACTTGGACCTCTTTCCAAAATGTGACTTTATTTTATCTTTAATCTGCAAGACAATGTTATTACCATATTCCATACAAGTAACATCAAACACCTCTTCATTCCTCAGTACATGAAAGACTAATATAAAACCACCCTAAAGAAGGCCAGTAGAGAACAATTGTAAATACAATTGTAACAACAGATATGCTACATATATCTTTATAATGTACCTGCAAGGAGTTCAGTATAGTAAAAATCCATGCAAATGCAACGGAATCTTTATTGACTGCAAGAACACCAAATATCCAGGTAATTCCAAGCAATGGAAGTAATATCACCGTAGCCTTCATCAATGCTCTATAGTACAGATTATGAATTATAGTTTAGTATCAGTGTGTAAAGCCTTACATTGCTAGTGCAGTATCAGACACTCCTTGTCTAGAAAACTTTCTCCTTTTGATTATGTAAAGCGAATGAAGGGCCAAACCAATGAACATCAGATTAATCTGCAAAATTATATAGAAAAATGGTCAATTGTTTATTAGCTACAACTTCAGTATATATGCTGTACAATACCAGATTATTGAGatgtaaatttttaaaaataatttagttGTCAAAGCATATTTTACAATTACTTACAAAGAACTGTTAGCTACAGGGTTATCTCAATCAACATTACTATATTAAAATTAGAATATTTGGAGCAACAGATCTAGAGCATCTATAACTGTAATCCTTACCATAATAATGACTAACATTGGAGCAACAAAAGCCCATATCACTCCATCACTAGTAGATATCCAGCAACTACATGAATTATAGCATtaatatgattatgattaaagtacttggtaaaggcagggcctgtataccagaaggccttataaaggcctaagatgttcatattaactgcactaagtatgtttgagaagtaggagaaagaagaaaaaatccaatactggacctgggcagcctcgaacctgcagccatccgattaatgctcgaacgcttacaggagtctgccaggcgatCAGGacattttcttcttactatttttATGTATTTGTATTCATAGGAACCCTAgtgagtgacttattatctctaagtaccccaagtggaaccaaatggacattgttttattatgattaaagtacttggtaaaggcagagcctgtataccagaaggccttaacATGAATGgctataatactgtatattgtgtTCATAGTTCTGCTTGctgcatactgtatgataacactGTAGTTTGATAAGCAGCTATCAAGAGATATACTGTAGTAACATTCAACAGTCCATGCACCCAAATCATTTTATACATGCAATCATTTATgtaaaactactctaatagaacagtcattatgtAAAATTGCTAAAACTTCAAAAACTTTACTCTCCTAGAGAGAGCATGCTTTACATACTAAGTATACTTTGCACACTGATATAAGTGCCCCTCATCTGAAAATTTTGCTTTCTATGCTGTAAGAAGTGCAAATGATATAGCAATATAGAAATAATCTGTAGAGATGGCATCAGTGTTAACTTACTAGTCATCAGTACCGTACTGGTCATGAGCTATTCCAACAGCAATTACCACAATTGGGAGTGGAGTACCTGTTGAGATATATACATATAGTTTGGTGTAATGTCCAGTTTACCCCATCCTATAGCAAGATAGAACAATTCATTACTTCCCAGTCCAGTATTAAATACTTTGACTAGCAAAAAATAGATAATGATGCCTTCACACAGCATCCAGGTGAAAACAGCAGTGAATAAGTAATGTAGCAGAGTTGCCACAATAGTGCAACTGacctgtaataattattatcaagtTAGTAATACTTAACAATTATTGACATTATTCAGTACAGAACTTACATTATTGTCCTTGGTTGTTTCAATTCCAGCAACAAATACAGCCAGAGCTGTGGCTAAAGCAATTGCAAGGTTGAGATGAACAAAATTGTGTATTCCTTTTAGTAGTGAATCCCTGTATGTAGATATACATCACTTCACTACATATCTAAGCTCAGATGTTGTTTTGCTAAATAGCTACGTAGACTgaatacaaataatattatttacaactaacCTGTATATTAAAAACAAGATAATTGCTGCTGTAAGACAGACAAGAGATATACCACAGCCAACATAGCTAGTAACAGACAGTGCTTTTCTTTGTACCATAGAGGTATCCTATATAACATAATATAGTCAGCAACATTCTTTTCAAAATGTTAACTGGGATAACCTGATCATGAGTTGCTCCTGACACATCTACTAatacagcaaaactggttaaatGTGTACTAGAACATGTGATGGCCATGTTTGTCAAGTTTTTCACATGTAGTCCAACAGTAGACCAACCACCATTTGGAACATTCCTTGGAAAAACAGAGTAACTGAGATGTGTACACATGCAATAATATATCATAATGTACACAAACACAATGTTCaactattaaatatatatatgtgtataaaTTGTGTATGGTTTATAATGACCAACAGTAAAATGTAATTACCTTCCTTGGTATAAATCAAAATCCCAAAATCCACACCTCAAGGTACTAAATTGCTTAACATCAGTCTATGCATATGATGAAAAATAAATATATTTTGAAACACTCACACACCGTAGAATATTTAAACATCATTACTACAGGGTTGTCATCAGATGGTGGTGATGAACTTGATGATTCTGATGTGCCAACTTGACTGCTCAATACCAAACTTGCAGGCTGTGTGATGTCATTACCTTTAGTCCCTCTGAATACAATAGATATAGTGTAACAAGAAACTCTATCTGACTGGCTTACTTACATGTTTACACTTGTTGATAAGATGGATTCAAAATTTTGATAAGCTGCATTGGAAATAAGCACTGCTCTATTATCTAAAATTGCATATGCAAGTCAATAAAGCTGCGACACATTGCTATTATATACTAACCCATTCCTCTCCTTTGAATTAGATCTCCTGGGATTACAATAGACACTAATGGAATGTTATCTTTAAAAAGTTCAGCTTGTTCCAACACATCTGGAGGTGGCCACAAGAGGTCTGATATAGTTTCATCATTAGTCACATCAACTACTTGGACAGATATTACTAAGTGAGTATTTAGCAACAGGTCATTGGTAATATTTCCAGAAATCTGATTTCTGTTTACCTATGTTTTCAGCGCTAATTGTCCTATTATTTGTCTGGGAAACATTCAGTGCTTTTGCCAACTGGAAACTAAATTGCTCTGCATTCTTTAACAACACTTGACCTTGTGTGCGGTTTATCTGTCAATAGAGTAAGATTGATAAAGACTTCGTTTAAGCAATACCTTACCACTTGAAGTTCTATCCATCCAGGTGTATTTGTGGTATTcagaatattattatatatctTTACAACATCCTAAAACAATGAGCACATATTATGATGTTCTTCAACCGTGTAGCTTTATTGAATaaatgtatatatgcatgctgCATGGTGAATGGTATTGCAGTTAAATctctacatacatttacaaatttttcTTGTTTAATGGCTCCACTTGTGGTTGCAGTGCTGTATCATAGAGGACTGAGTATATAGCTACACCATTATATCTTGCATACCCTATAACTGTGTTGATTACATCTACAGTAGTTCCTAGGTCAAGTGGAAGTGCTGAAGCACCTTCTGTTGTAACAGTAATGGTGGCCAAATGGTTGACGATATCAGCTGACAGTCGTGCAGCTTCCAGTGGTTGTGCAGTGTTGACTTCTTGTGCCTTAATTAAAAAGACATTTCAAACTCTATTGTGGCTAAGATCTTATCATTCCTTCCTGCATTCGTTTTCCTTATTGCATTAATGATTCTTTCATATCAAGTTAGTAACTAGCTAGAGCCAACTAAAAAGTTACATTCTAAACTATCTAATtcattaataaaaataaaacacaaaTTGGTTCATCTGTAATGCTATTTTGTGTATTAGTGGACAAGAAAGCAATAACTAAGTCTATGTGACCTATAGTCAATTAATACTGCTACTTATGTCTTCACCATAAATGCACATTTGCGCTTATATATAGCACATGTAAAATATAGTCACTTATTAATACCTGTATTGATATTTTAGTATACTTATATGATCTACATGTTGTGACATTTGATGATTTCCAGTCACCAGAATCATTACAATAACGAGTCGCATTACCTGTAACAGTTTTTGTTATGTAATGTTAACACTGTCAGGACTAACCAATTCCTCCAGGACATGATATGATAAAATTTGTACTTGCTCCAGTGACTGGCCAAGTTATACCAAAATCATCTGTTTCCATTGGGCACTGTACCTTATCTATGATTTAATACATTACGTACATAACTACACAGGTACTGTGAGTATGAGAAATTCACAATCTCATATTAATTTCATTCCAATTAGTGTACGTAGCTCAAGTACGTATGGTACATAGTTATACAGAAACCCACCAACACAGTGAAATGAGCCATGAAGATTTATGCATTCTGCACCAGTTTTACAAGGATTGTTGTTTGCTGAGCATTCATTGATATCAACAGAACAGTATGGGCCTGTGTACCCATTACCACATGTACAGCTTGGTCCAGTAGCAGTATTGTAACAAGATCCAGCACTGCCACAAGTGTCATCCATGCATTGCTCTATGGAGCAATTATCACCACTGTACCTTGGTGGGCACTGACAAGAATAATATGTTCCATGATCTTGACAAGTGCCATTGTGGAGACAAGGAAAGTTCTCACACAAGTCCACATTAATTTCACACTCTTCTCCTTCATAGCCAGTCTTGCATATACAGTGAGGAATGGATGGATTAGTGTAGTTAGTTATACACCTGTCATATCGATCTGGACTAGTGCATGGATTCTTATTACAATATAGAACTACTCCTTCACACAAATCACCAACAAATCCATCATTACATCTACACTCAAATCCAATAGTCAGACTGATATTTCCTCGTTTTATTTGCTTGCCATTTGACCCTTCAAAGTTGTCAACACACTCCCCAATATGGTCAGGGGTACAGCCAAATCTAGTACTGCTAGCTCCTGTACATGTCTGATTGGTTAACCACTGACAGAATTTTCCATGATAACCAAAAAGACAATTACATTGAAAGTTATTAGTAAAATCTAAACAACTGCCACCATTTTGACATGTAACATTCACACAGTCATCGATGTTGATTTGACAACGATCACCAGTTAATCCACTGACACAATTACAGTGAAATGATCCATGTAGGTTTGTACATGTGGCACCATTTTCACAATGGGTGATATCTAAACATTCATCAATATCAGAGGAACAGTCTTGGCCTGTGTGCCCATCAGCACATTGACACTCTGTGTAGTATTCACCTGTCACAAAGTGTGACCTACAACTACCACCATTGTGACACTCTACACCATCACAAGGATCATATTGTGATTCACAGAATTCACCAGTTGTATAAGGAAGACACTGGCAGTATTGTTCTACTCCAACTTCTAAACAACTTGCATTATTATGACAAGGATTTGTGACACACTCTCTTAGTTCAACATCACAATCTCTTCCAGTGAAACCTGTGAAAACATGATACATGCTTAGTAAGCAGTGAGCTGATTTAAACAATAATAAGTTAATATTTCTCAGTTTTTGATGTCAAAATGTCCAAAGATGTTATTTGGCTTGTGCTTAAAAattaaacaagtgtaaaatttggTGCTTCACATGCTGACATCAAAACTGATATAAAGAAGATTTATGGATAAACTCTACTGCTTTGATGTCTTAATAGGTTACTATCTAAGTAAAACTTGAAGTGAGTTTAGTAACCAGTTAGTAATCTGTGGTCTTGCCTGCAGTTGTTTACTACTGACAAGATGGACAAAAAAATTGTCAAACAAAGCCAACTTATATAGTCTTTTAAATGATGTGGCTTGACTGGAGCCAAAGGAAGTAACCACATAATCCTGGAGAAACTTGTCATCATATTCTAACTATAACATACCCCTCATATTATCCATATATTGAACTGCATGTAATCTTGAGGTTTCAGTACTTCATAATGGCTTTTTTTTCAttctagtatatatatatatctaacccaaaacagccaagctgtaaaaaaagagtgcgacccccaaaaaggctatggtgaaaaaagatgtgaaatccaaggtggcggccaagaaatgactgtgatggtaggttaatggtaaaaattttaataacaacaattcaggtgaattttgtgccaagaccaagtggaaccaaatttacttgaattgtcattattaaatttttttaccattaacctaccatcacagtcatttcttggctgccaccttggatttcacatcttttttcaccatagcctttttggggctgcactcttttttacagcttggctgttttggattagatatcacttctttttgtatagccCAAAgttggcctatggccagctttggcgCTTTTTAGtgtatcttttttttctttaccacaggaagaagaaaaagatttaatcataatcatgatcaagatttaaagcagatctttaatactttaactatttttgattttatcagtaattatacaagttatatgtaatagttataccatggctgcaagggattttgctgatatatacacccaaagcccgagggccacaggcccgaggggtgcaggtgtatatgtcagcaaaatcccaagcagccatggtacaagtgatatatatcacttggggcgtactcacctaataggtgaaagaactaatgagaactcatcccatttgttttatacagtagcatctgaagatcgattgtggttttaatagcgtgggctaatagccatcaaaacgttgtccatatgttaaaacgtcattaatacgttactatgcttcaacacgcaatgttagaaaacttgcgattgtgggatggagttcatattgttatcattttggtactaagttaagccaactaactttgctattgggacagtaagtaagttattatattaagttaagtacttagaactgtaagttactaacctatttcaatgtagcagtagtagctttgctgttccatggtctgttcaaaggctgatacgcggtgggtagaaatacgcatccacaatcgcccaaacaattattttgtgccttcattatcctttagtaacaaccaactactctatcttagcctatgtactaagcttagcaacctctacaaaaccgagtcccacaatacaaagctctatgttgctcaatataacgagtcagagcgcatcgattctttgaactggctgggtatcaaagtcattggcaaaccgctttcccatgatattgcctgggcaatatgcgagttaaacactgagcggcgcctttgaacgcccacgctaaagtggtatatatatatatatatatatatatgtactactttcacacctcagatcaaaggaaagccagtgcatatatatctcatatcgcactgactcaaaatgttaacgagatatgtGCACTGCTACCAGcgtgtatatct
Encoded here:
- the LOC136265965 gene encoding uncharacterized protein, which translates into the protein MTGIVTITSLILIILIYKGNAKVELNISSTLYVGETVNGSCIFTGVNKPRFIRVSGMDPHCKVNEKIVANPTLQLENYINNFKITCFKSNISFDLKCSTNKRKEKTNKLVQVISKPQIAQIVSPPLNVIVTRPDLPITLSCKVDGDPNHYWVGWSYNGSIITQNGDDGYSVSLSSFKSLQIITHHLTIDSVKFDGKYQCLVFSVRDGSVIDQLTHQVTISKGAQNDSLICDPPCIHGTCETSEADGDSIATCQCDPLWYGDDCSVFYCDRPEANPCRNGATCQPLANYTDYECQCAVNYIGEFCTVSYFNCSNITCSGHGNCSDNDLDPSGYQCECDVGFSGSNCKENIDECVGVNCNNGTCVDGISSYYCSCNVNYTGSHCEDVDYCAIHSAEESNGCHSGICCPNGGTCINVPEEERHECACPPPWLAVHSCRRHTVLCPDDPCHNGASCEDDGLQYTCTCPSGFTGSDCDVELRECTTNPCHNNASCLEVGVEQYCQCLPYTTGEFCESQYDPCDGVECHNGGSCTLCDRCDPLWYGDDCSVFFCDHPEANPCKNGATCQPLANYTDYECQCAVNYIGKFCTVSHFNCSKTTCSGHGNCSDNGLDPSGYQCECDEGFSGSNCEENIDDCVGVNCNNGTCVDGISRYHCSCNLTYTGSHCEDVDYCAAHSAEESNGCHSGICCPNGGTCINVPEEERHECACPPPWLAVHSCRRRAVLCADDPCHNGASCEDDGLQYTCTCPLGFTGRDCDVELRECVTNPCHNNASCLEVGVEQYCQCLPYTTGEFCESQYDPCDGVECHNGGSCRSHFVTGEYYTECQCADGHTGQDCSSDIDECLDITHCENGATCTNLHGSFHCNCVSGLTGDRCQINIDDCVNVTCQNGGSCLDFTNNFQCNCLFGYHGKFCQWLTNQTCTGASSTRFGCTPDHIGECVDNFEGSNGKQIKRGNISLTIGFECRCNDGFVGDLCEGVVLYCNKNPCTSPDRYDRCITNYTNPSIPHCICKTGYEGEECEINVDLCENFPCLHNGTCQDHGTYYSCQCPPRYSGDNCSIEQCMDDTCGSAGSCYNTATGPSCTCGNGYTGPYCSVDINECSANNNPCKTGAECINLHGSFHCVDKVQCPMETDDFGITWPVTGASTNFIISCPGGIGNATRYCNDSGDWKSSNVTTCRSYKYTKISIQAQEVNTAQPLEAARLSADIVNHLATITVTTEGASALPLDLGTTVDVINTVIGTATTSGAIKQEKFVNDVVKIYNNILNTTNTPGWIELQVINRTQGQVLLKNAEQFSFQLAKALNVSQTNNRTISAENIVISVQVVDVTNDETISDLLWPPPDVLEQAELFKDNIPLVSIVIPGDLIQRRGMDNRAVLISNAAYQNFESILSTSVNIGTKGNDITQPASLVLSSQVGTSESSSSSPPSDDNPVVMMFKYSTTDVKQFSTLRCGFWDFDLYQGRNVPNGGWSTVGLHVKNLTNMAITCSSTHLTSFAVLVDVSGATHDQDTSMVQRKALSVTSYVGCGISLVCLTAAIILFLIYRDSLLKGIHNFVHLNLAIALATALAVFVAGIETTKDNNVSCTIVATLLHYLFTAVFTWMLCEGIIIYFLLVKVFNTGLGSNELFYLAIGWGTPLPIVVIAVGIAHDQYGTDDYCWISTSDGVIWAFVAPMLVIIMINLMFIGLALHSLYIIKRRKFSRQGVSDTALAIALMKATVILLPLLGITWIFGVLAVNKDSVAFAWIFTILNSLQGGFILVFHVLRNEEIKDKIKSHFGKRSKYSVAMTAGDMSTGTRGRPKTTEEG